In Stenotrophomonas sp. ASS1, the following proteins share a genomic window:
- a CDS encoding amino acid aminotransferase, producing MSFFANVELVPGDPILGLTEAYNADSRPTKVNLGVGIYYDESGRIPLLRAVKQIEQQLANEAKPRGYLPIDGLPAYTQATRELVFGKDSPLLAAGRVTTAQTVGGSGALRVGADVLKKLLPHATVALSNPSWENHRAVFSAAGFDVLDYTYFDPATHGVDFDGMLADLGKLDAGTVVLLHACCHNPTGADLTVTQWKQVAQLLKDKQLFPFIDMAYQGFDKGIEQDGAAVRIIAEAGIDSFIVANSYSKSFSLYGERVGALSMVAPTAADAKAVQSQVKRVIRTIYSSPSTHGAALVAGVLTNPELRAMWEQELTEMRERIHALRQGLVEKLAAAGAPQFGFINEQAGMFSYSGLSREQVERLRDEFGIYAVGTGRICVAALNQNNLEYVAKAVATVAKG from the coding sequence GTGTCCTTCTTTGCAAACGTGGAACTGGTCCCAGGCGACCCGATCCTGGGCCTGACCGAGGCGTACAACGCCGACAGCCGCCCGACCAAGGTCAACCTGGGTGTGGGCATCTACTACGACGAGAGCGGCCGCATTCCGCTGCTGCGCGCCGTCAAGCAGATCGAGCAGCAGCTCGCCAACGAGGCCAAACCGCGCGGCTACCTGCCGATCGATGGCCTGCCGGCGTACACGCAGGCGACGCGTGAGCTGGTGTTCGGCAAGGACTCGCCGCTGCTGGCCGCCGGCCGCGTCACCACCGCACAGACCGTCGGTGGCAGCGGTGCGCTGCGTGTCGGCGCCGATGTGCTGAAGAAGCTGCTGCCGCACGCCACCGTTGCGCTGAGCAACCCGAGCTGGGAAAACCACCGTGCGGTGTTCAGCGCCGCCGGTTTCGACGTGCTGGATTACACCTACTTCGACCCGGCCACCCATGGCGTCGATTTCGACGGCATGCTGGCCGACCTGGGCAAGCTGGACGCCGGCACCGTGGTGCTGCTGCACGCCTGCTGCCACAACCCCACCGGTGCCGACCTCACGGTCACCCAGTGGAAGCAGGTCGCGCAGCTGCTGAAGGACAAGCAGCTGTTCCCCTTCATCGACATGGCCTACCAGGGCTTCGACAAGGGCATCGAGCAGGACGGCGCCGCCGTGCGCATCATCGCCGAAGCCGGCATCGACAGCTTCATCGTCGCCAACTCGTACTCCAAGTCGTTCTCGCTATACGGCGAACGCGTGGGTGCGCTGTCGATGGTGGCGCCGACCGCCGCTGACGCCAAGGCCGTGCAATCGCAGGTCAAGCGCGTGATCCGCACCATCTACTCCAGCCCGTCCACCCACGGTGCCGCGCTGGTGGCCGGCGTGCTGACCAACCCGGAACTGCGTGCGATGTGGGAGCAGGAGCTGACCGAGATGCGCGAGCGCATCCACGCCCTGCGCCAGGGCCTGGTGGAGAAGCTGGCTGCCGCTGGCGCGCCGCAGTTCGGTTTCATCAACGAGCAGGCCGGCATGTTCTCCTACTCCGGCCTGAGCCGTGAGCAGGTCGAGCGCCTGCGCGACGAGTTCGGCATCTACGCCGTCGGCACCGGCCGCATCTGCGTGGCCGCGCTGAACCAGAACAACCTGGAATACGTCGCCAAGGCCGTGGCCACCGTCGCCAAGGGCTGA
- the cls gene encoding cardiolipin synthase has protein sequence MLALFDSLRHWLDGIAHLGTILAVAYLLYLFALAGWIMLQKREPVATLSWILSLALLPYLGLFIYYLLGPQKVKRQRLRRGRARSGMEHYSDVCPPDADCTELAKIAQATTGLAPSSATEVTWLVDGAATYAALLDAIAQSRDHVHLEYYIFNPDHAGTALRDALVERARAGVQVRLLLDAVGSSALPRRFLQPLLDAGGEAIWFHPRQLLKPFKRPWLNLRTHRKLVIIDGRLAFTGGINITDDEDESRRADAYRDLHMRIRGHVVRSLQLVFAEDWLYASGQDPSRMDIARLWPADMPLRGDGAINAQVLVSGPDSGWETIHRLHVAAIQEAHERVWLVTPYFVPGEAARMALTSAALGGLDVRLLVPKMSDSWFVTQAARSYFDELLHAGVKIYEYGPRMLHTKAFIADDDVCIVGSANFDHRSFRLNFELSMMISDRDRVAALAELLQGEFDRSTRVHDQAGRSLWLHRLPEAFARLASPLL, from the coding sequence ATGCTCGCCCTCTTCGACTCCCTGCGCCATTGGCTCGACGGCATCGCCCACCTTGGCACGATCCTGGCGGTCGCCTATCTGCTGTACCTGTTCGCGCTGGCGGGCTGGATCATGCTGCAGAAGCGCGAGCCAGTGGCCACGCTGAGCTGGATCCTGTCACTGGCGCTGCTGCCCTATCTGGGCCTGTTCATCTACTACCTGCTGGGCCCGCAGAAGGTGAAGCGGCAGCGCCTGCGTCGTGGGCGTGCGCGCTCGGGCATGGAGCATTACAGCGACGTCTGCCCGCCCGATGCCGACTGCACTGAGCTGGCCAAGATCGCCCAGGCCACCACCGGGCTGGCGCCGAGCAGCGCCACCGAAGTCACCTGGCTGGTAGACGGCGCGGCAACCTACGCGGCCCTGCTGGACGCCATCGCGCAGAGCCGCGATCACGTCCACCTGGAGTACTACATCTTCAACCCCGACCACGCCGGCACCGCCCTGCGCGACGCGTTGGTGGAACGTGCGCGGGCCGGCGTGCAGGTGCGCCTGCTGCTCGACGCGGTAGGTTCGTCGGCCCTGCCCCGGCGCTTCCTGCAGCCGCTGCTCGACGCCGGTGGCGAAGCGATCTGGTTCCACCCACGGCAGCTGCTGAAGCCGTTCAAGCGCCCGTGGTTGAACCTGCGCACGCATCGCAAGCTGGTGATCATCGATGGCCGCCTCGCCTTCACCGGTGGCATCAACATCACCGACGACGAGGATGAAAGCCGCAGGGCGGATGCCTACCGCGACCTGCACATGCGCATCCGCGGCCACGTCGTGCGCAGCCTGCAGCTGGTGTTCGCCGAGGACTGGCTCTACGCCAGTGGACAGGATCCCTCGCGGATGGACATCGCGCGTCTGTGGCCAGCCGACATGCCGCTGCGCGGCGATGGTGCGATCAACGCCCAGGTGCTGGTCTCCGGCCCGGACTCGGGCTGGGAAACGATCCATCGCCTGCATGTGGCGGCGATCCAGGAAGCGCACGAGCGCGTCTGGCTGGTCACGCCCTACTTCGTGCCGGGCGAAGCGGCGCGGATGGCACTGACCTCGGCCGCGCTGGGCGGGCTGGACGTGCGCCTGCTGGTGCCGAAGATGAGCGATTCCTGGTTCGTCACCCAGGCCGCCCGCTCCTACTTCGACGAGCTGCTGCATGCCGGAGTGAAGATCTACGAGTACGGCCCGCGCATGCTGCATACCAAGGCCTTCATCGCCGATGACGACGTCTGCATTGTCGGCAGTGCCAACTTCGATCACCGCAGCTTCCGGCTGAACTTCGAGCTGTCGATGATGATCAGCGACCGTGACCGGGTGGCTGCGCTGGCCGAACTGCTGCAGGGCGAATTCGACCGTTCCACGCGGGTGCACGACCAGGCCGGTCGTTCGCTGTGGCTGCACCGCCTGCCCGAGGCCTTCGCCCGGCTGGCCTCGCCGCTGCTCTGA
- a CDS encoding energy transducer TonB: MMLLIPAVAPKAVAEKERNVMVTIVDAPPPPPPPPPPPPPQDTPPPPVKNLSPPKPSPVPPPPQAPVVDVPEPRPNDIVTPPSPPAPPAPPTSIEASVDISSKAMNPPRYPPAAFRAGIQGEVILIIDVDANGNVTNVTVEKSSRNRDLDRAAMEAARKWRFNAAESGGKKAAGRVRVPVNFALN, translated from the coding sequence ATGATGCTCCTGATCCCCGCCGTGGCTCCCAAGGCCGTGGCTGAGAAGGAGCGCAACGTCATGGTGACCATCGTCGACGCGCCGCCGCCGCCCCCACCGCCGCCGCCGCCGCCGCCGCCGCAGGATACTCCGCCACCGCCGGTGAAGAATCTGTCGCCGCCGAAGCCGTCGCCGGTCCCGCCGCCGCCGCAGGCGCCGGTCGTGGACGTGCCGGAACCGCGTCCGAACGATATCGTCACCCCGCCGTCGCCGCCCGCGCCGCCGGCTCCGCCGACCTCGATCGAGGCCAGCGTGGATATCTCCTCGAAGGCCATGAATCCGCCGCGTTACCCGCCGGCAGCCTTCCGCGCGGGTATCCAGGGCGAAGTGATCCTGATCATTGATGTCGATGCCAACGGCAACGTCACCAATGTCACGGTGGAAAAGTCCAGCCGTAACCGCGACCTGGACCGTGCTGCGATGGAAGCAGCTCGCAAGTGGCGCTTCAACGCCGCTGAATCTGGCGGTAAGAAGGCGGCAGGTCGCGTTCGCGTCCCGGTCAACTTTGCGCTGAACTGA
- a CDS encoding biopolymer transporter ExbD, with translation MAFSSGGGKGPMADINVTPLVDVMLVLLIIFIVTAPIMTYPIAVDLPQRVLNPPPQLVEPPPPIELKIDASNQVSWNNSPINTSELQQRMEQEVQRDPTNQPELRIDASPDSEYDVMAKVLAAAKNAQMKKIGFVQQ, from the coding sequence ATGGCATTCAGTAGTGGTGGTGGCAAGGGCCCCATGGCAGACATCAACGTCACGCCCCTCGTGGACGTGATGCTGGTTCTGCTGATCATCTTCATCGTGACCGCGCCGATCATGACGTACCCGATCGCCGTGGACCTGCCGCAGCGCGTGCTCAACCCACCGCCGCAGCTGGTCGAACCGCCGCCGCCGATCGAACTGAAGATCGACGCCAGCAACCAGGTCTCGTGGAACAACAGCCCGATCAATACCAGCGAGCTGCAGCAGCGGATGGAGCAGGAGGTCCAGCGTGACCCGACCAACCAGCCGGAGCTGCGCATCGACGCCAGCCCGGATTCCGAGTACGACGTGATGGCCAAGGTTCTGGCCGCCGCGAAGAATGCTCAGATGAAGAAGATCGGTTTTGTGCAGCAGTAA
- a CDS encoding 2OG-Fe(II) oxygenase translates to MHEQGPVDFIEVIHNAVPSEVCAAIVERLRATRGLQPGAVGSGVFPELKHSKDLRISGLDGWQDVEQQLQIAVFNGLLTYLRRYPQALIAPLMLQVQDSNGQPRRLSAEDFPDMPQQQLADLARTCLRPGAINLQWYAAGEGGYPYWHCELYPKDAQAETLHRHVLWTLYLNDDFEEGETEFLFQGRKIAPRTGSLLIAPTAFTHTHRGNRPQGGDKFIATSWILFQSAQKLFGG, encoded by the coding sequence ATGCACGAGCAGGGCCCGGTCGATTTCATCGAAGTCATCCACAATGCCGTCCCCAGCGAGGTCTGCGCGGCCATCGTTGAGCGCCTGCGCGCTACGCGTGGCCTGCAGCCCGGTGCGGTGGGCAGTGGCGTGTTCCCGGAACTCAAGCACAGCAAGGATCTGCGCATCAGTGGCCTGGACGGCTGGCAGGATGTCGAACAGCAGCTGCAGATCGCGGTATTCAATGGCCTGCTGACTTATCTACGCCGTTATCCACAGGCGTTGATCGCGCCGCTGATGTTGCAGGTCCAGGACAGCAACGGCCAACCGCGACGCCTGTCTGCCGAGGACTTCCCCGACATGCCGCAGCAGCAGCTGGCCGATCTGGCCCGCACCTGCCTGCGCCCGGGCGCGATCAACCTGCAGTGGTATGCGGCAGGCGAGGGCGGCTACCCGTACTGGCACTGCGAGTTGTACCCGAAGGATGCGCAGGCCGAGACCCTGCACCGGCATGTGCTGTGGACGCTGTACCTCAACGACGACTTCGAAGAGGGCGAAACCGAGTTCCTGTTCCAGGGGCGGAAGATCGCGCCGCGCACCGGCAGCCTGCTGATTGCGCCGACGGCGTTCACCCACACCCATCGTGGCAATCGGCCGCAGGGTGGGGACAAGTTCATCGCGACCAGCTGGATCCTGTTCCAGAGTGCGCAGAAGTTGTTTGGGGGGTAG
- a CDS encoding class 1 fructose-bisphosphatase, which yields MSRTSLTRFLIQEQHAGRINADLRQLIAVVARACTSISIAVSKGALGGVLGDAGTGNVQGEAQKKLDVISNEILLEANAWGGHLAACASEEMDHSQPVPDIYPRGDFLLLFDPLDGSSNIDVNVSVGTIFSVLRCPTNVELPGDDAFLQPGSKQIAAGYCIYGPSTQLVLTVGHGTHAFTLDREKGEFVLTTENMQIPAATQEFAINMSNQRHWEAPMQAYVGDLLAGKEGARGKNFNMRWIASMVADVHRILTRGGIFIYPWDKKDPSKAGKLRLMYEANPMGLLVEQAGGAAWTGRERILDIQPDQLHQRVPVFLGSREEVAEAVRYHHAHDDAQG from the coding sequence ATGTCCCGTACTTCGTTGACCCGCTTCCTGATCCAGGAACAGCACGCCGGCCGCATCAATGCCGACCTGCGCCAGCTGATCGCGGTCGTCGCCCGCGCCTGCACCAGCATCTCCATCGCCGTCAGCAAGGGCGCCCTCGGTGGCGTGCTCGGCGACGCCGGTACCGGCAACGTGCAGGGGGAAGCGCAGAAGAAGCTGGATGTGATCAGCAACGAGATCCTGCTCGAAGCCAACGCCTGGGGCGGCCACCTCGCCGCCTGCGCCTCGGAGGAAATGGACCACAGCCAGCCGGTGCCGGATATCTATCCGCGCGGCGATTTCCTGCTGCTGTTCGATCCCCTCGATGGCAGCTCCAACATCGACGTCAACGTCTCCGTTGGCACCATCTTCTCGGTGCTGCGCTGCCCGACCAACGTCGAACTGCCGGGCGATGACGCCTTCCTGCAGCCGGGCAGCAAGCAGATTGCCGCCGGCTACTGCATCTACGGGCCCAGCACCCAGCTGGTGCTGACCGTCGGCCACGGTACCCATGCCTTCACCCTGGACCGCGAGAAGGGCGAGTTCGTGCTGACCACCGAGAACATGCAGATTCCGGCGGCCACCCAGGAATTCGCCATCAACATGTCCAACCAGCGTCACTGGGAAGCGCCGATGCAGGCCTATGTCGGTGATCTGCTGGCGGGCAAGGAAGGCGCGCGCGGCAAGAACTTCAACATGCGATGGATCGCCAGCATGGTCGCCGACGTGCATCGCATCCTGACCCGCGGCGGCATCTTCATCTACCCGTGGGACAAGAAGGATCCGTCCAAGGCCGGCAAGCTGCGCCTGATGTACGAAGCCAACCCGATGGGCCTACTGGTCGAACAGGCCGGTGGCGCTGCCTGGACCGGCCGCGAGCGCATCCTCGACATCCAGCCCGACCAGCTGCACCAGCGCGTGCCGGTGTTCCTGGGTTCGCGCGAGGAAGTGGCTGAAGCCGTGCGCTACCATCACGCGCACGACGACGCGCAGGGCTGA
- a CDS encoding PA0069 family radical SAM protein, producing the protein MGIAIKGRGSTSHLAGRFESTVSEAVDDGWAVDESEEFLAPRLRTEVRAETARSIISRNTSPDVGFSQSVNPYRGCEHGCSYCFARPSHAYLNLSPGLDFETKLFAKTNAPQLLRRELSKPGYVPQPIALGINTDAYQPIERKFKLTRQLIEVMLETKHPFSLITKNALVERDIDLLAPLAAENLVSVHFSVTSLDPHLSAKLEPRASAPHARLRAMKRLHDAGIPVGVMVAPVIPWINDSELEAVLEAAHDAGASTAGYVLLRLPLEVAPLFREWLDTHHPDRAAHVMSTIQQLRGGKDYDSQFGTRMRGQGVYADLLNNRFKLARKRLGFNAQNSHWPKLDCSRFQKPLPPKKDSPQGSLF; encoded by the coding sequence ATGGGTATCGCGATCAAGGGCCGAGGTTCCACGTCCCACCTTGCCGGGCGCTTTGAAAGCACCGTCAGCGAGGCGGTGGACGACGGCTGGGCGGTCGATGAGAGCGAGGAATTCCTCGCCCCACGTCTGCGCACTGAAGTACGTGCCGAGACCGCACGCAGCATCATCAGCCGCAACACCTCACCGGACGTCGGCTTCAGCCAATCGGTGAATCCGTACCGCGGTTGTGAGCATGGCTGCTCCTACTGCTTCGCGCGCCCCTCGCACGCCTATCTGAACCTGTCGCCAGGCCTGGACTTCGAGACCAAGCTGTTCGCCAAGACCAATGCGCCGCAACTGCTGCGCAGGGAGCTGTCGAAGCCGGGCTACGTGCCGCAGCCGATCGCGCTGGGCATCAACACCGACGCGTATCAGCCGATCGAGCGCAAGTTCAAGCTGACCCGCCAACTGATCGAAGTGATGCTGGAGACCAAGCATCCTTTCTCGCTGATCACCAAGAACGCACTGGTCGAGCGCGATATCGACCTGCTTGCACCGCTGGCGGCGGAGAACCTGGTCAGCGTGCATTTCTCGGTTACCTCGCTGGACCCGCACCTCTCCGCGAAGCTGGAACCGCGCGCATCGGCGCCGCACGCACGGCTGCGCGCGATGAAGCGCCTGCATGACGCCGGCATTCCGGTGGGCGTGATGGTGGCGCCGGTGATTCCGTGGATCAACGACAGCGAACTGGAAGCGGTGCTGGAGGCCGCACACGACGCAGGTGCGAGCACCGCCGGTTATGTGCTGCTGCGCCTGCCTCTGGAAGTGGCGCCGCTGTTCCGCGAGTGGCTGGACACCCATCATCCAGATCGCGCCGCACATGTGATGAGTACCATCCAGCAGTTGCGCGGCGGCAAGGACTACGACAGCCAGTTCGGCACGCGCATGCGGGGCCAGGGCGTGTATGCCGATCTGTTGAACAACCGCTTCAAGCTGGCGCGAAAGCGTCTCGGCTTCAATGCGCAGAACAGCCATTGGCCGAAGCTGGATTGCAGCCGGTTCCAGAAGCCGCTGCCGCCGAAGAAGGATTCGCCACAGGGTTCGTTGTTCTGA
- a CDS encoding pyridoxine 5'-phosphate synthase, whose translation MTQLSVNVNKIAVLRNSRGGAEPDVVRAAQACLDAGAHGITVHPRPDRRHITAEDVLALSTLTRARGVEFNIEGNPFAPPREGYPGLLPLCAQTRPAQATLVPDGDGQITSDHGFDFERDAERLRPLITELKAMGCRVSLFVDAGNPLLEQAAEVGADRIELYTGPYAEAHAAGDADAMLALFATAARRAQAVGLGVNAGHDLSQDNLRDFLANVPDVLEVSIGHALIGEALYDGLDATVRGYLALL comes from the coding sequence ATGACCCAGCTCAGCGTCAACGTCAACAAGATCGCCGTCCTGCGCAATTCGCGCGGCGGTGCCGAACCGGACGTGGTACGCGCCGCCCAGGCCTGCCTGGATGCCGGCGCGCATGGCATCACCGTGCATCCGCGACCGGACCGCCGTCATATCACCGCCGAGGACGTGCTGGCCCTGTCCACGCTGACCCGTGCCCGTGGCGTCGAATTCAACATCGAAGGCAACCCGTTTGCACCGCCCCGCGAGGGCTACCCCGGCCTGCTGCCCTTGTGCGCGCAGACCCGCCCGGCGCAGGCCACCCTGGTACCGGATGGCGATGGGCAGATCACGTCCGACCACGGTTTCGACTTCGAGCGCGATGCCGAGCGGTTGCGCCCATTGATCACCGAACTGAAAGCGATGGGTTGCCGGGTCAGCCTGTTCGTCGATGCCGGCAACCCGTTGCTGGAGCAGGCGGCCGAAGTGGGTGCGGACCGCATCGAGCTGTATACCGGGCCCTATGCGGAGGCGCATGCGGCTGGTGATGCTGACGCGATGCTGGCGCTGTTCGCCACTGCCGCACGCCGTGCACAGGCCGTTGGCCTGGGCGTGAACGCCGGCCACGATCTGTCGCAGGACAACCTGCGCGATTTCCTGGCCAACGTGCCGGACGTGCTGGAGGTATCGATCGGCCACGCGCTGATCGGTGAGGCGCTGTACGACGGCCTGGATGCCACCGTGCGCGGGTACCTGGCGTTGCTCTGA
- a CDS encoding TonB-dependent receptor, with amino-acid sequence MNPAARRHCLPLSALLLSPLAAMAEPAPTALPAVQVQAARVPGIDPFALPASQDTVWIDAGRAGNSVQLSEALAGVPGLLARDRQNFAQDTQLSIRGFGARSTFGVRGVRVLIDGVPATMPDGQGQLSHASLLGAERIEVLRGPFSALYGNSSGGVLQVWSAQGQAGDPWRLRVSAGADSTLSVGAQLKGAGQALDYNIAANHFRTEGWRDHSRARRESLNARIGGDLGDGRLELLLNALDAPDAQDPLGLSRSQVAADPRQATAVAHQYNTRKSVRQQQAGLRWTRETGAQRWQLMGYAGQRAVRQYLPIPPAPQTNSPLHAGGVIDLQGGYGGLDARWGWHGDLAGRPLDLVAGLSADRQRQHRTGYENFIGSALGVRGRLRRDQIDVVQNVDQFAQAWWQWSPRWSLLAGLRHSAVRFESNDRYITGRNPDDSGHRRYQATTPVAGVSFEASPQWRLHAAVGRGFETPTFNELGYRADGQAGLALDLAAARSRNLEIGSKWHAQDGTQLDISLFRADANDELAVASNSGGRSTYRNIGRTRRQGVELQYRQPLAEQLELQLAWTWLQAQVRSPYLTSNSVVAAGSRLPGVPQQQAFARLQWTPADWQWALEASASSDTVVNDVATERAPGFALLHLEAGRRWTLLGGELRAFARLENVLDQAYIGSVIVNDGNGRFYEPGPGRRANIGLQWSWR; translated from the coding sequence ATGAATCCCGCCGCACGACGCCACTGCCTGCCGTTGTCCGCCCTGCTGCTGTCGCCACTGGCGGCCATGGCCGAGCCTGCGCCCACCGCCCTGCCTGCCGTGCAGGTGCAGGCGGCGCGGGTGCCGGGCATCGACCCGTTCGCGCTGCCGGCCAGCCAGGACACGGTCTGGATCGACGCCGGCCGGGCCGGCAACAGCGTGCAGTTGTCCGAGGCACTGGCCGGGGTGCCGGGACTGCTGGCGCGCGATCGGCAGAACTTCGCCCAGGATACGCAGCTGTCGATCCGTGGCTTCGGCGCGCGCTCGACCTTTGGGGTGCGCGGGGTGCGGGTGTTGATCGACGGGGTGCCGGCGACCATGCCTGATGGCCAGGGCCAGCTGTCGCATGCCAGCCTGTTGGGCGCCGAACGTATCGAGGTGCTGCGCGGGCCATTCTCGGCGCTGTACGGCAATTCCTCCGGCGGCGTGCTGCAGGTCTGGAGCGCGCAGGGCCAGGCCGGCGACCCGTGGCGGCTGCGCGTGAGCGCCGGCGCCGACAGCACGCTCAGTGTCGGCGCGCAGCTGAAGGGTGCCGGCCAAGCGCTGGACTACAACATCGCCGCCAATCACTTCCGCACCGAAGGATGGCGGGACCATAGCCGGGCGCGCCGTGAATCGCTCAACGCACGCATTGGTGGTGATCTGGGCGATGGACGGCTCGAGCTGCTGCTCAACGCGCTCGATGCCCCCGATGCGCAGGATCCGCTGGGCCTGAGCCGTTCCCAGGTGGCGGCCGATCCGCGCCAGGCCACGGCAGTGGCTCACCAGTACAACACCCGCAAATCGGTGCGCCAGCAGCAGGCTGGGTTGCGTTGGACCCGGGAAACGGGAGCGCAGCGCTGGCAATTGATGGGCTATGCCGGCCAGCGCGCGGTACGCCAGTACCTGCCGATTCCGCCGGCACCCCAGACCAACAGCCCGCTGCATGCCGGCGGCGTGATCGATCTGCAGGGCGGCTATGGCGGGCTGGACGCGCGCTGGGGCTGGCACGGTGATCTGGCCGGGCGACCGCTGGACCTGGTAGCCGGGCTCAGCGCCGACCGTCAGCGCCAGCACCGCACCGGCTACGAGAACTTCATCGGCAGCGCCCTGGGCGTGCGTGGGCGGCTGCGTCGTGACCAGATCGACGTCGTGCAGAACGTGGATCAGTTCGCCCAGGCCTGGTGGCAATGGAGCCCGCGTTGGTCGCTGCTGGCCGGGCTGCGCCACAGCGCCGTGCGATTCGAATCGAATGACCGCTACATCACCGGGCGCAATCCGGACGACAGCGGCCACCGTCGCTATCAGGCAACCACGCCGGTGGCAGGTGTCAGCTTCGAGGCCAGCCCGCAGTGGCGGCTGCACGCCGCCGTGGGCCGGGGCTTTGAGACGCCTACCTTCAATGAGCTGGGGTATCGCGCCGACGGCCAGGCGGGATTGGCACTGGATCTGGCGGCCGCGCGCAGCCGCAATCTGGAGATAGGCAGCAAATGGCACGCACAGGACGGAACCCAGCTTGATATCAGCCTGTTCCGCGCAGATGCCAACGATGAGCTGGCAGTTGCGAGCAACTCTGGTGGGCGCAGCACCTATCGCAACATCGGCCGCACCCGCCGCCAGGGTGTGGAACTGCAGTACCGACAGCCGCTGGCCGAGCAGTTGGAACTGCAGCTGGCATGGACATGGCTGCAGGCGCAGGTGCGCTCGCCGTACCTGACCTCGAACAGCGTGGTCGCCGCGGGCAGCCGCCTGCCTGGTGTGCCGCAGCAGCAGGCCTTCGCCAGGCTGCAGTGGACCCCTGCCGACTGGCAGTGGGCGCTGGAGGCCTCCGCCAGCAGCGATACCGTGGTCAACGACGTGGCCACCGAGCGTGCGCCCGGCTTTGCCCTGCTGCATCTGGAAGCCGGCCGTCGCTGGACGCTGCTGGGTGGCGAGCTGCGCGCCTTCGCCCGGCTGGAGAATGTGCTGGACCAGGCCTACATCGGCTCGGTGATCGTCAACGATGGCAATGGCCGCTTCTACGAGCCGGGACCGGGACGGCGGGCCAACATCGGCCTGCAATGGTCGTGGCGTTGA
- the exbB gene encoding TonB-system energizer ExbB, giving the protein MLQEIFIAAAAGGNPSNALSQMGFEHLIHEMTTKPGDFAVSWVVLLTLVIMSAMSWYWTVINIFRATRLKSAADRVVSLFWDTPNAQDAIRAMEEQPASEPFSKIALDAAQAAAHHQRAEGGATGGVGENLSRSEFVDRALRQAVTRESNKLQSGMTLLATVGATAPFVGLLGTVWGIYGALIKIGATGSASIDAVAGPVGEALIMTAIGLFVAIPAVFAFNFFSKINSATISKFDTFAHDLHDFFATGSRVR; this is encoded by the coding sequence ATGCTGCAGGAAATTTTCATCGCCGCTGCTGCCGGGGGCAATCCGTCCAACGCCCTGTCGCAGATGGGCTTCGAGCACCTGATCCACGAAATGACCACCAAGCCGGGTGATTTCGCGGTTTCCTGGGTCGTGCTGCTGACCCTGGTCATCATGTCGGCCATGTCCTGGTACTGGACCGTCATCAACATCTTCCGCGCCACCCGCCTGAAGAGCGCCGCTGATCGCGTCGTCAGCCTGTTCTGGGACACCCCGAACGCGCAGGACGCCATCCGTGCGATGGAAGAACAGCCGGCTTCCGAGCCGTTCTCGAAGATCGCCCTGGACGCTGCCCAGGCAGCTGCCCACCACCAGCGCGCTGAAGGCGGTGCTACCGGCGGCGTCGGTGAGAACCTGAGCCGTTCGGAGTTCGTCGACCGCGCTCTGCGTCAGGCGGTCACCCGCGAAAGCAACAAGCTGCAGTCGGGCATGACCCTGCTGGCCACCGTCGGTGCAACTGCTCCGTTCGTCGGTCTGCTGGGTACCGTGTGGGGCATCTACGGCGCGCTGATCAAGATCGGTGCCACCGGCTCCGCTTCGATCGACGCCGTTGCCGGCCCGGTGGGTGAAGCGCTGATCATGACCGCGATCGGTCTGTTCGTCGCGATCCCGGCCGTGTTCGCCTTCAACTTCTTCAGCAAGATCAACAGCGCGACCATCAGCAAGTTCGATACCTTCGCGCACGACCTGCACGACTTCTTCGCCACCGGCTCGCGCGTCCGCTAA
- a CDS encoding biopolymer transporter ExbD has product MAFSSGNSGGPMADINVTPLVDVMLVLLIIFIITAPLMSHKVKVDLPEANLIQKPEDAEKRSGPITLAVKEDGSIYWNDEEINKQTLESRLATAAQQTPQPPLNLRGDRTTKMRVINDLTKVAQEQGMLDVGFVATKEKGQ; this is encoded by the coding sequence ATGGCTTTCAGTAGTGGTAACAGCGGCGGCCCCATGGCCGACATCAACGTTACGCCCCTCGTGGACGTGATGCTGGTGCTGCTGATCATCTTCATCATCACGGCGCCCCTGATGTCCCACAAGGTCAAGGTGGATCTGCCGGAAGCCAACCTGATCCAGAAGCCGGAAGATGCTGAAAAGCGTTCCGGACCGATCACCCTGGCAGTCAAGGAAGACGGCTCGATCTACTGGAACGACGAAGAAATCAACAAGCAGACTCTCGAGTCGCGCTTGGCGACCGCCGCCCAGCAGACCCCGCAGCCGCCGCTGAACCTGCGTGGTGACCGCACCACCAAGATGCGCGTCATCAACGACCTGACCAAGGTCGCGCAGGAGCAGGGCATGCTGGACGTCGGCTTCGTCGCGACCAAAGAAAAGGGGCAATAA